GCAAGAAACGTGAAAAGATGCCTAGGAGAGGCAGGCACGCGAAAACCACGAGATGCCGCCCTGCATCTGCATTGGGCAGCATTTGAACATCAGTTTCAAATGTGAACTCGAAAGGAAAGGAAACCCCTGCTCTCTCGGTGGGAGTGTAAGCTGCTTACGAGTCCTGAAGGACAGCAATTACAAGCTGGCTGCGTGAAAAAAAATTAGCGTGGGAAAGGAGCATATCCTTGAGGGCAAAGCCGGTCAGTTAGAGCCCGGGGACTAGGGGCAGGTCCGTGGAGGAGGCTGAATGTGAGTTGGATCCAAAGAgctggggaagaggggaaggagaaagccTCTTCAAGAGGAAGGAGCCCGAGCTGGCacccagaggcaaaggcagacagGCTACCATGCAGGAAGAGTGGGACCCTGCAGCTCAGCCAAGAGCGGGTCTCCTGGGAGCAGGGAGTAACAGCCTCCACTAGAAGAGAGCCCCAGTCCTGAGGGTCTCCGTGCTTCTGGAGTGCTCAAGTGACGGCACCACAGACCAGAGGGCAGCTAGTCCAAGCCCAGTATTTCAGAGGCGGGGACATGCTGGGGGAATgtctttcccaaggtcacacaacctAATAAAACAGTTGTCAATCACAGCTGGCAGGAAATTTCTGGATAAGTTGAAAAATAGGGATTAAAAAAGTTaggaataggccggcgccgtggctcaacaggctaatcctccgccttgcggcaccggcacaccgggttctagtcccggtcggggcaccgatcctgtcccggttgcccctcttccaggccagctctctgctgtggccagggagtacagtggaggatggcccgagtgcttgggctctgcaccccatgggagaccaggagaagcacctgactcctgccatcggaacagcgcagtgcgccggccacagcgcgctaccgcggcggccattggagggtgaaccaacggcaaaggaagacctttctctctgtctctctctcactgtccactctgcctgtcaaaaaaaaaaaaaattaaaaaaaaaaagttaggaataGAAAGAAAGGTTAGGTTAAAGGAAGAACATACACTACCCAAGGTCAACTCAAAGTACgtttcagaaaagaaagaagtcgGCTGGGCGTCTGGGCGGGTGGTTACgagcctgcatctcacatcagagtgcctgggctgggtccctgcctctgctcccacctccagcttcctgtcggtgcagaccctggaaggcggcAGGGGTGGCTCCAGTGATAGGGCTCCTGCcctctacatgggagactcagattgaattcctggctcctggcttcagccctggctgttgtgggcacttggaaagtgagccagagaATAGGAGcaacctctctctttttttttttttttttttttttttttttttgacaggcagagtggatagtgagagagagacagagagaaaggccttcctttgccgttggttcaccctccaatggcagccacagccggcacaccgcgctgatctgaagccaggagccaggtgcttctcctggtctcccatggggtgcagggcccaaggacttgggccatcctccactgcactcccgggccatagcagagagctggcctggaagaggggtaaccgggacagaatccggcgccccgaccgggactagaacccggtgtgccggcgccgcaaggcagaggattagcctagtgagccgcggtgccggctctctcctatcttaaataaatgaatgaataatggagagagagagagagagagagagagagagagagagagagagagagagagagagagaaatgtttgttagaaaagagaaagaagtccaCAGCGCTACGAAATTATGTGAGCGCCAATGCTAAGCCATTGAGCACATTTTCTATGTGCCAAATACTGTTCTAGCACACTACAGATGCTAAGTGCTAAGGTTCACAAAAGCCCTATAAGTGGACATCACCGTTATCGTCACTCTTTTACAGACAGTGATCCCGAGCCACAGAGAAGCTAAGTAACTTGGTCAAGGGCACACAGCTAAAAGCTGCTGATTGTGACTGGATTCCCAGCAGTCCAGCTCTAGAGCTCCTACTGGACCAGGAGTTCTCCACCAGCCCATGAGCGCTTTAAGAGTTCGCTGGTCTTAGAAATGAGATGGTTCAGAGGAGGCGCCAACTGCTGGGGAGAACCACCTATTCTCCCCAAGGTTAGAGCCTCCCACACTGCGAACAACAGGGACTCTCTCACCAACACCAAAGTAATTTCCCTTTTAACTTTAATGCACTCTCATTCATCAAAGCCCCCGGACCCTATGGAGAGTAAGAAATAAAGCACACGCTGCGGAATTCAGCACCGGACGCCCTGAGCCCCCGCTCCCACTATCCACCAGGACAGCACCGTCCCAGTCCTCCCTGCCCGGTTCACCCAGCCAAAGGGCAGGTCGTTGGGAGGAACGCGTAGCCCTTCCAGGCTGCTCCCACTCGCTCCTGGCATTTGACAGCTCTGTTGGCACAGAACTGCTGTGGCTGAGCTGGAACAGCGCCTGGGGCTCCGTCTTCCCATGGCTGAGCTCCCACTTCCCAGTTACGGTGCGGGTCGTACATTCCTCCAGGCAGCCTCTTCTAAACATAAACACAGTCACAGACACTAAATAAAGtgcaacagacacacacatgcacacacacatacacacctatgcacatgaacacatacacacatgaattcacacatgcacacacgtatgcaacatgcacacacacatacacacaccctccTCAACCGCTTTGCAAGCACACTATCAGAAAACAGGTCTGCCTTCAAGTCTCACCTATTCTGCACAAATGGTTAGGAGGAAAGTCATCTCTTGGTGctgagcccaggccctggagtgAGGGGTTTCCCTACGCTCTCCCTAATGAGGGCCAGCTGTGCTCAGGTTACAGCTGAATCGGAGAGAGCAGCCATCCAAGCTGAGACATCCAGAAACAAGCATCACGAGTCAAGAAAGAAGCCAAGCCACAGTGACACTGAGAAATGACATTTATTGCCTTGAAGTTGGGAGGGATATGACCACCCTGGGCTGCTCCAGACGCAAGGCCAGGGACAGCAGAGCCCTTCCACACCCACaaccacacccacccacccacacacacacacacacacacactcggtgGGGGACTCTGCTCCAAGAGACATCCTGGGCGGGCTGTGAGAGCCCTGAGCACCCCCTGCTCGGACTCTGGAAGCTGCTGGCATCTGGTTCTGGTCGGGGAATCAGGCTGAGGAGAGAGCGGGGTGGGGGAAGGCCGTCACTGGACCCCCACCTGCAGCATTGCCCTGCAGAGGTGTGCTCCTCGTCCCCAAGCACCCCCAAGCAGCTCTtcgacagctcccagacagagccaCTCCGGTGGGCCATGATCATGTGCGTAtccccagcgccccaaccaggagcACACAGGCCCCACGCCCAGGGGTCTGAGGGTCACCCTCTGTCCCCCACGCCAGAGGGACACCCTGACAGCCTGCCCAGGcaccccatctccagctccctgcacatgaCGTACCCCTTAGCAAGGCCTGCGGAAGGAGATGATGAGGGCAGTGCCCACACTGATGCCCAGCACCCCCAGGCCAAAGGCCAGGCCACACAGCACGTTCTCCAGGAGGGCCGAGGGCAGCGCGTTCTGCGGCACTAGAGAGAGGCGGGAAGGCGGAGGCGGGCCAAGATGACACACACAGGCCCCGTCCCTGGGTCTGCCCGTCCCTGCGCACCCCGGAGAGGGACAGCCTGCAGGGAGAAGGGCCTCACCCCAGTAGGCAATTGCTGTGTAGCGGTCGATCTCGTGAGTCACGATGCAGGAGTAAAGGTCGGAGGGCTGTGGGGTGAAGTTTAAGTACGAGAAGGCCTGGAAGCTGAGTCCCTCGACGGCCGAGACGAAggtgggcccagctccctgcaccggCTCCAAGTGGTGCTGCCAACTCACGCTCAGCATGGGCGGGAAGAGGTTGCTGACAAAACACACCAGCGTGTTGGGCTTGCCAAACTCCAGGGGCCTCAGCGGGAACACCTCTGCGATGGGGAagcctggggagaggggcagagtgAGGACAAGGACGGGCTCGTGTGGACGGTCACTCAGTGTGGAGAGTGGGTGGCACGGGCGGACGGGCAGAGAAGGGGTCCACGCGCCATGCTTGGGAGCAGGAGGTGAGCAGAGAGCTGTGGCCCCGAGCGAGGTCTTCTTCCAGACAAGAGGCGCAGCAAGAGCCGGAGGCCGGGCCAGATGCAGGCCActggtccccacccccacccctgcctctggtGGCGTTTCCTGTCTAGATCTCCCACGGGCACCTGATCATAGACTGACTTCTCATCCAAACACAAGCCTATCACCGGCTTCTGCCACCGTCCCCTTCCATCCGGCTGAGCACGGTTTCAGGAGCCCTAGTATTCAGCAGCAGGCGTCAGTTAGCCCCTGTCAGACTCATCAGTGCAATAAATAGATTGGAACACCTACTGCGTGCACAGCACTCTCTTCTGCCCACAACAAAATACAGGGTGCAGACTGAGGTCCCGGGGGGAAATGAAGACCCTTAGGGAGAACCAGAGGCGGGGAACCAGTGCGAAGAGGAAGTGCTCTGGGTATAGACGAGGAAGAGCTCAGGGTATAGACGAGCAAGGGCGAGACCGAGGCCCCGGGCTCCACCCCTGCAAACCCCTGACCTCGGGACACCGGGATCTTCCCTTCAAGATGTGGGCCCACATCCTGGACCAGCTTCTGGCAGAACTCTTTGTCAAAGAAGATGTCAGAGGTGTCACTCTGGTCCTTGGCCCAGTCAGCAAATTCCGGCAGGCGAGGCACACGGGTTCTCTGGGAAAAGTCGAAGGAGAAGAGCAGGTCCGAGTCATAGGCTTCGAAGAGCCCCTCGGAGGGACTCCCGATCTGGCAGAAGACCGTGTGCAGGAACGTGTGGTTTTGCAGCTCATCCCGCCAGGCCGGAGCAgccactgcaaaggaaacagggTGGGATGCAGGAAGTGGGCACCTCCGGCTCCTCTGTAACTCAGAAGGCAGCAAGGCCTGCCTGCGGGAGCAGGGGCAGAGGTGGCCACGACCCAGCCTGTGTCAGTCACTTAGCAGTCAGAGGGCTCTCTGAACTCGCCCTACCCAGAAACAAGTCATCCGTGTGAACTTGTGAAAGGCAAGAAAGGTCTACCGTGTGCGCATGTGCTGACTCACTCGGTCGGCAATGCAGCCTGCGCTCTGCTCAGCACGCCCCGCGCCCTGGCACCGAGCTACCGCCTCTGAAAGGGGATGCCTCCGCGTAATTCACACAAGGCGAgcacaaggccagggctgggttcccCAGTCTTAGAAGGGAAGCAGAAGGAATGGTCACGGCCTCCGTAAGCCATGGACGATACTGCCATCCCCCACCCctaacccaccccaccccaagacACACGTGGTGAACACAAGGACCAAGTCTCCAGACTTCACCCATCGGCTCCAGGCCTCTCTGAACACCTCTCTGCCTaccttaactccccaaatggcaggtgTGGGGGACGTGAGCCATCGCTGCAGGAATAGCCCCTCTTCTCTGAAATGCCTATCCCTCCGACAACAGAAATCCCTctacccagtgcccagcacagaaCGACAGACGTTTAGAGTAAGAAAAAActtcagggccggtgccatggtgcagcaggtgtcgGAGCCCCGGCtggagtctggctgctctacttctgatccagctccctgctaatgcacctgggaaagcagcagaagatggtccaagtgcttgagcccctgtacccactgggAGACAAGACAgatggagagtgaaacagcagatggaagatctccctttctgtctctccctctctctgtcactctgcctttcaaagagtttttaaggggtgggggcagcactgtggcgcatcagttaaagccctggtctgaagcaacagcatcccatatgggtgccggttcgagtcccggctgctccacttctgatccagctctctgctgtggcctgggaaagcagtggaagatggcccaagtccttgggcccctgcacccatgtgggagacccggaagaactcctggctcctggcttcgaatcagcgcagctccagccattgagaccatctggggagtg
The sequence above is drawn from the Lepus europaeus isolate LE1 chromosome 3, mLepTim1.pri, whole genome shotgun sequence genome and encodes:
- the LOC133756835 gene encoding HLA class II histocompatibility antigen, DM alpha chain; protein product: MDPGQSQGAARLQLLQLLWLLPRSWAGPAVAAPAWRDELQNHTFLHTVFCQIGSPSEGLFEAYDSDLLFSFDFSQRTRVPRLPEFADWAKDQSDTSDIFFDKEFCQKLVQDVGPHLEGKIPVSRGFPIAEVFPLRPLEFGKPNTLVCFVSNLFPPMLSVSWQHHLEPVQGAGPTFVSAVEGLSFQAFSYLNFTPQPSDLYSCIVTHEIDRYTAIAYWVPQNALPSALLENVLCGLAFGLGVLGISVGTALIISFRRPC